The Pseudomonas rhizosphaerae genomic sequence CACCGTTCTGCAGCTGGAAAACGAAGTCAACGTTCCCGCCGCTCCGCACCTTTCGTGCGTGGGCGACAGCAAGCAAGACCTGCGTGGCCTGCTCGACCAGTACAAGGCGGCCGGCATCAAGCGCATCGTCGCGCTGCGTGGCGACCTGCCGTCGGGCATGGGCATGTCCAGCGGCGAGCTGCGCCATGCCAACGACCTGGTCGCGTTCATTCGCGCCGAAACCGGCGACCACTTCCACATCGAAGTGGCGGCCTACCCCGAGATGCACCCGCAGGCGCGCAATTTCGAAGACGACCTGGTCAACTTCGCCCGCAAGGCCAACGCTGGCGCGAGCAGTGCGATCACCCAGTATTTCTTCAACGCCGACAGCTATTTCTACTTCGTCGAGCGCGTGCAAAAGCTGGGCGTGAACATTCCGATCGTGCCCGGCATCATGCCTATCACCAACTACAGCAAGCTGGCGCGTTTTTCCGATGCCTGCGGCGCAGAGATCCCGCGCTGGGTGCGCAAGCAGCTGGAAGCCTATGGCGATGACGTGAAAAGCATCCAGGCGTTCGGCGAGGAAGTGATCACACAGATGTGTGAGCGTTTGTTGCAAGGCGGCGCACCCGGCCTGCATTTCTATACCCTCAACCAGGCAGAACCCAGCCTGGCCGTATGGAACAATCTGAAACTCAGCAGCTGAGTCTTTCAGGCGGCCCCAAGGCCCTGGCATTTTGCCGGGGCCTTTTTTTGTCGATCACCAGCAGTAGAATCAAGTCCATGCACACTCGAATCGATTCCTCACGCCCGCAGCTGGTCTACCTGGTATTCGGTGCCGACACCTACCATCGCGAAGCGGTCTTCAGCATCTGCAGCGCCTTGGCGCGCCTGCGGGAAACCCCCGATCACGGCCTCGACATCCAGGTATTCACCGATGACCCGACGCCCTATCGCGACCTGCCGGTGCGGGTGCGCAATTTCGATACGGCCACCCGCGAAGCCTGGATGCAGCCGCACGGCTATCATTTCCGCATCAAGCACATGGCGCTGCGCGAAGTGTTGCGCGAGTCCGAAGTGGCCCTGCTGATCGATACCGACACCTTTTTCCATCAATCGCCACTGGCACTGTTCGAGCGCATCACGCCGGGCAGCCTGCTGTGCAATTCGATTGGCATTCGCTACGGTGAATGCCCGGAGAGCGTGCTCTACTCCGCGCTGAGTGCGGAGCTGCTGGCACGCGGGCTGGCCGATGACCAGATGCCGCTGATCAATTCCGGTGTAATCGGGCTGCACGCCGATGATGCCGGCCTGCTGGAGCGCTCCATCGAACTGATGGACGATCTGTATCCGCGCGCCGAGGGTGCCTACATTCTCGAAGAGTTCTGCCTGGGCATCGCCGCCTACAAACGCTACTCGATCCGCGAGTGCCCCGACCTGATTCACCATTACTGGAGCCGCAAGCAACTGTTTCGCGCCAAGGTCATGGCCTGGCTGCGCAAGCATCAGGACGTACCGCTCGACCCCGTCGCGCTGGACGATACCCGCCAGGTTACCGCGCAACTGCCTCGTCCGCCCGCTGCGCAACGCCTGCTGTTCAAGGCCGTGACCCTGATGCTGCCCGGTCATCAGCGGCAATTCGTGCGCGAAGTGCTGTATGGCTGCTACCCCCATGCCAACGAGTTCGACCAGGCCTGTGCACCCGTGTGGTGGGAGAAGGCCCAAGACAACGTCGAGCGGCGCATGCGCACGCCGTTGCAGCCCCGGCAACTGGAGCAATGGCTGGGCCATCCGGGGGTTCGGTTACTGCTGGGCCGTCGTCGCACTTCCATCTATCAGCACCTGACGAGCCGGCAAAAGTTGTGAAAGCCCGGCGCAGACCTTTTCAAGCAGGGCAAGGCGTCGTAATCTCCGGCCCATGGTTGCCATCCTTCGCTCGTTGCCCTCTGCGCTACTCCTTTGCTGGTGCCTGCAGGCCCATGGCGAAACGCTGCGCATCGTCACCGATTCTTGGGCACCTTACGCCTACGAAGAGAACGGCAGCGCGCAGGGGATCGACTACGACATCACGGCGCTGATCTTCGAACGCCTGGGCATCCAGGTGCAGTGGCAGTTCCTGCCGTGGAAACGCTGCCTGGCCATGCTCGACCAGGGTCAGGCGGACGGCATCCTCGACATCTTCCAGACCAACGAACGCGATGCCAGCCTGTTCTACGCCAGGGAGCCACTGTCGCAAGTGCAATGGGTGTTCTACCAGGCCAACAGTCGTCCTCACCCAGTGCACAGCATGGCCGACCTCAAGGGGCTGACCGTGGGCATCACGGCGGGCTACGACTATGGCGACGAATTCGACCAGGCTCAGGGTGTCACCCGCGAGAGCGGGCCCAGCCAGGAAGCCAATTTCGGCAAACTGGCCAAGGCGCGCATCGATCTGTTGATCACCGACCGCCGCGTGGGCGAGTACACCGTCAAGCGTCTGGGCCTGGAACAGCGGGTCAGCCCCCTACCCTTGGAAATCGGCAGCAATCCGCAGTTTCTGGCAGTGCGCC encodes the following:
- a CDS encoding substrate-binding periplasmic protein; this encodes MVAILRSLPSALLLCWCLQAHGETLRIVTDSWAPYAYEENGSAQGIDYDITALIFERLGIQVQWQFLPWKRCLAMLDQGQADGILDIFQTNERDASLFYAREPLSQVQWVFYQANSRPHPVHSMADLKGLTVGITAGYDYGDEFDQAQGVTRESGPSQEANFGKLAKARIDLLITDRRVGEYTVKRLGLEQRVSPLPLEIGSNPQFLAVRRGAGMDLLVQRFAAELRRFKQEPAYEQLLARYADAPMSGKTIPSAAPPILQQPPAGTAGQRESSAM
- the metF gene encoding methylenetetrahydrofolate reductase [NAD(P)H] — translated: MSQDRPLSFEFFPTKTDAGHEKLMGVARQLAAYKPDFFSCTYGAGGSTRDRTLNTVLQLENEVNVPAAPHLSCVGDSKQDLRGLLDQYKAAGIKRIVALRGDLPSGMGMSSGELRHANDLVAFIRAETGDHFHIEVAAYPEMHPQARNFEDDLVNFARKANAGASSAITQYFFNADSYFYFVERVQKLGVNIPIVPGIMPITNYSKLARFSDACGAEIPRWVRKQLEAYGDDVKSIQAFGEEVITQMCERLLQGGAPGLHFYTLNQAEPSLAVWNNLKLSS